A genomic stretch from Falco naumanni isolate bFalNau1 chromosome 8, bFalNau1.pat, whole genome shotgun sequence includes:
- the GTF3C3 gene encoding general transcription factor 3C polypeptide 3 isoform X4: MSGFSPELIEYLEGKISFEEFERRREERKSREKDGENAEEATEDVEAPSSSRKASGKSQSQDETDGETSDGVSKSVHRVFASMLGENDDEEEDEEEEEEEEEETTEQPTAGDVFVLEMVLNRETKKMMKEKRPRSKLPRALRGLMGEANIRFARGEREEAILMCMEIIRQAPLAHEPFSTLAMIYEDQGDMEKSLQFELIAAHLNPSDTEEWVRLAEMSLEQDNIKQAVFCYTKALKYDATNVRYLWERSSLYEQLGEHKLAMDGYRRILNLLSPSDGERFMQLARDMAKSYYEANDVTSAIEIIEEAFAKHQSLVSMEDVNIAAELCISSKQYDKALAVITDFAGIVLEKKVSEKSPTEERKEDAGAEGETQENQEAVADDQSHPVAESSAAAVEKVSCCIPEGVPIDITVKLMVCLVHLNILEPLNPLLTTLVEQNPEEMGDLYLDVAEAFLDVGEYNSALPLLSSLVCSERYNLAVVWLRHAECLKALGHMERAAESYAKVVDLAPLHLDARISLSTLQQQLGRPEKALEALEPMYDPDTLAQDANAAQQELKLLLHRSTLLYSQGKMYGYIDTLLTMLAMLLKVAMSRAQVCLISSSKSGERHLYLIKVSRDKISDNDDQETANCDAKVS, translated from the exons ATGTCGGGCTTCAGCCCGGAGCTGATCGAGTACCTGGAGGGGAAGATCTCCTTCGAGGAGTTCGAGCGGCGGCGAGAGGAGCGCAAGAGCCGCGAGAAG GATGGTGAAAATGCTGAGGAAGCCACTGAAGATGTAGAGGCTCCGTCTTCATCCAGAAAAGCATCCGGGAAATCCCAAAGTCAGGATGAAACCGATG GAGAAACTTCAGATGGCGTCAGTAAATCTGTTCATCGGGTCTTTGCATCCATGCTTGGGGAAAATGAtgatgaggaggaggatgaagaggaagaggaagaagaggaagaagaaaccacTGAGCAACCCACAGCTGGAGATGTTTTTGTATTGGAGATGGTACTTAATCGAGAGACCAAGAAAATGATGAAA GAGAAAAGACCTCGCAGCAAGCTTCCTCGTGCTTTGAGAGGTCTGATGGGAGAGGCCAATATCAGGTTTGCTCGAGGAGAGCGTGAGGAGGCTATTCTAATGTGCATGGAAATCATTCGACAAG CTCCTCTTGCTCATGAGCCGTTTTCCACTCTTGCCATGATCTATGAAGACCAGGGTGATATGGAGAAGTCGTTACAGTTTGAACTGATTGCAGCTCACTTAAATCCAAGTGATACTGAGGAATGGGTTAGACTAGCAGAAATGTCACTGGAACAGGACAATATCAAACAGGCTGTTTTTTGCTACACAAAAG CTCTGAAATACGATGCAACCAATGTGCGGTACCTGTGGGAGAGGTCGAGCCTGTatgagcagctgggggaacaTAAGTTGGCCATGGATGGCTACAGGCGTATTTTGAACCTCCTGTCTCCCTCCGATGGAGAGCGCTTTATGCAGTTGGCCAGAGACATGGCAAA GAGTTATTATGAAGCAAATGATGTAACCTCTGCTATTGAGATAATAGAAGAAGCCTTTGCTAAACACCAGAGCCTTGTCTCCATGGAAGATGTTAACATCGCAGCTGAACTGTGTATTTCTTCCAAACAGTATGACAAAGCATTGGCG GTTATTACAGATTTTGCAGGAATTGTACTTGAAAAGAAAGTATCGGAAAAAAGTCcgacagaggagagaaaag AAGatgcaggggcagagggagaaaCTCAGGAAAACCAGGAGGCAGTGGCTGATGACCAGAGTCATCCAGTTGCAGAATCCAGTGCTGCAG CTGTGGAGAAGGTCAGCTGCTGCATCCCTGAGGGCGTCCCCATAGACATCACAGTCAAGCTGATGGTGTGCTTGGTTCACTTGAACATCCTAGAGCCACTCAAT ccTCTTCTGACCACTCTGGTGGaacaaaatccagaagaaaTGGGTGACTTGTATTTGGACGTCGCAGAGGCGTTTCTGGATGTTGGGGAATACAACTCGGCACTGCCTCTCTTGAGTTCCCTTGTCTGTTCGGAGCGATACAACTTGGCTGTTGTCTGGCTTCGGCACGCAG AGTGCTTGAAGGCCTTGGGGCACATGGAGCGTGCCGCAGAGAGCTATGCCAAAGTTGTTGATCTTGCTCCGTTGCATCTGGATGCGAGAATCTCACTTTCaacacttcagcagcagctgggccgGCCTGAGAAAGCTCTGGAGGCTCTGGAGCCCATGTATGATCCAGACACGCTGGCTCAGGATGCCAACGCCGCCCAGCAG GAATTAAAGCTGCTCCTCCATCGTTCGACGCTGCTGTATTCCCAAGGCAAAATGTATGGTTACATAGACACGTTACTTACGATGCTGGCAATGCTGCTGAAG GTAGCAATGAGCAGAGCTCAGGTGTGTTTGATATCTAGTTCCAAATCTGGAGAGAGGCACCTCTATCTTATTAAGGTGTCAAGGGATAAAATTTCTGACAATGACGACCAAGAGACAGCAAATTGCGATGCGAAAG TGTCCTGA